In Lotus japonicus ecotype B-129 chromosome 5, LjGifu_v1.2, one genomic interval encodes:
- the LOC130716822 gene encoding ubiquitin C-terminal hydrolase 13-like isoform X4 has product MSSPPPPPPLDQQQQQQQEEEEEQQPLDEEMEVPPSDVPEGPQPMDAQPETTNLFGAPIVDESPSGRFTWTIRNFSRSTKKLYSEDFYVGGYRWRILIFPKGNNVDQLSLYLDATDSATLPYGWSRYAQFSLTVVNQIRHNFSIRKETHHQFNAREGDWGFTSFMPLAELYDPGRGYIVNDTCIVEADVAVRKVIDYWSHDSKKETGYVGLKNQGATCYMNSLLQTLYHIPYFRKAVYHMPTTENDLPSGSIPLALQSLFYKLQYYDSSVATKELTKSFGWDTQDSFLQHDVQELNRVLCEKLEDKMKGTVVEGTIQKLFEGHHMNYIECINVDYKSTRKESFYDLQLDVKGCRDVYDSFDKYVEVERLEGDNKYHAEQYGLQEAKKGVLFIDFPPVLQLQLKRFEYDFMRDTMVKINDRYEFPLELDLDRGNGKYLSPEADKSIRNLYVLHSVLVHSGGVHGGHYFAYIRPTLSNEWFKFDDARVTKEDADRALEEQYGGEEELPHANPGFNNSPFKFTKYSNAYMLVYIRASDKDKIICSVNEKDIAEHLKARLKKEQEEKELKKKEKAEAHLYTIIKVARDEDLFEQIGKDIFFDLVDHNKVRSFRIQKQMPFLCFKEEVAREFGIPVQYQRFWVWAKRQNHTFRPNRPLTQLEEERPVGHLREGITKANIADLKLFLEVKVGQDLQPIPPLERTKEDLLLFFKLYDPLNETLRYVGSFYVKANEKPLDILTRLNQMADFAIDEEIDLFEEIKFEPHVMCEPVDKGSTFRFNQLEDGDIICYQKPSKVVSGEQFRYPDIPSFLEYVHNRQVVRFRYLEKPKEDHFSLELSRINTYDYVVTRVAQHLGLNDPSKIRLTSHNCYSQLPKPQPIKYRGVEHLSDMLVHYNQTSDILYYEVLDIPLPELQCLKTLKIAFHHAAKDEVAIYTTRLPRQSIVEDVINDLKSKVHLSHPDADLRLLEVFYHKIYKIFSLGEKIENINDQYWTLRAEEIPQEEKNLGPEDRLIHVYHFMKDTAHDQQIQNFGDPFFMVIHEGETLADVKLRIQKKLNVPDEEFSKWKFAFISLGHPEYLQDSDIVSAQFQRRDIYGAWEQYLGLEHTDNAPKRSYIVNQNRHAFDKPVKIYN; this is encoded by the exons CCCAACCAGAAACCACAAATTTGTTTGGTGCTCCGATAGTGGACGAGTCACCATCTGGGCGGTTCACATGGACCATCAGGAATTTTTCAAGGTCTACAAAAAAACTATATTCTGAAGATTTCTATGTTGGGGGCTACAGATG GCGGATACTTATATTTCCAAAGGGGAACAATGTTGATCAGTTGTCATTGTATCTAGATGCTACTGATTCAGCAACTTTGCCTTATGGATGGAGTAGATATGCACAGTTTAGCTTGACTGTTGTCAATCAAATTCGCCATAATTTCTCAATCAGAAAAG AAACACATCACCAATTCAATGCTCGTGAGGGTGATTGGGGTTTCACAAGTTTCATGCCTCTTGCTGAATTGTATGATCCCGGTAGAGGTTATATTGTGAATGATACATGCATAGTTGAGGCTGATGTTGCTGTACGCAAGGTTATTGATTACTGGTCACATGACTCTAAAAAGGAAACTGGTTATGTCGGACTAAAAAACCAAGGGGCGACATGTTACATGAATTCTCTCCTTCAGACATTGTATCACATTCCTTATTTTAGAAAG GCTGTGTACCATATGCCTACAACTGAGAATGATTTGCCATCGGGAAGCATTCCTTTGGCATTGCAAAGTTTATTCTACAAGCTGCAGTATTATGACAGTAGCGTAGCAACGAAAGAGTTAACAAAATCTTTTGGATGGGACACACAGGATTCATTCCTGCAGCATGACGTCCAAGAGCTTAATAGAGTTCTTTGTGAAAAGCTAGAAGACAAAATGAAG GGAACTGTTGTGGAAGGCACCATACAGAAGTTGTTTGAAGGCCACCATATGAACTATATTGAATGCATCAATGTGGACTATAAATCAACCAGAAAAGAATCATTTTATG ATCTTCAGCTTGACGTCAAAGGATGTCGGGATGTGTATGATTCTTTTGACAAGTATGTTGAAGTGGAAAGACTTGAGGGTGATAACAAGTATCATGCTGAGCAGTACGGTTTGCAG GAGGCTAAGAAGGGTGTCTTGTTCATTGATTTCCCTCCTGTTCTTCAGCTTCAGTTAAAACGATTTGAATATGATTTCATGCGAGACACTATGGTAAAG ATCAATGATCGCTATGAGTTCCCGTTAGAGCTAGATCTTGATAGGGGCAATGGCAAGTATCTATCTCCTGAAGCAGATAAAAGCATTCGCAACCTTTATGTACTTCACAG TGTTTTAGTTCACAGCGGTGGGGTTCATGGTGGACACTATTTTGCTTATATCAGGCCAACTCTATCAAATGAATG GTTTAAATTTGACGACGCACGAGTGACGAAAGAAGATGCAGATAGGGCCTTAGAAGAGCAGTATGGTGGTGAAGAAGAG TTACCTCATGCCAATCCCGGGTTCAACAACTCTCCCTTCAAATTTACAAAGTACTCAAATGCATATATGCTTGTTTATATACGTGCCAGTGACAAGGATAAGATAATTTGTAGTGTGAATGAGAAGGACATTGCCGAACACCTTAAA GCAAGattgaagaaagaacaagaagaaaaagagctgaagaagaaggagaaggcaGAGGCTCACTTATATACCATCATAAAG GTTGCACGCGACGAAGATCTGTTTGAACAGATTGGAAAGGATATATTCTTTGATCTAGTGGATCATAACAAAGTGCGAAGTTTTCGTATCCAAAAACAAATGCCATTCTTGTGTTTTAAG GAAGAAGTTGCTAGAGAGTTCGGTATACCTGTCCAATATCAACGTTTTTGGGTGTGGGCAAAGCGCCAAAACCACACTTTCCGGCCAAATAGACCTCTGACACAGCTGGAAGAAGAACGACCA GTGGGACATTTACGGGAAGGTATAACTAAGGCAAATATTGCAGATCTGAAGTTATTTTTGGAAGTGAAAGTAGGGCAG GATCTACAGCCTATTCCCCCTCTCGAGAGGACAAAAGAAGATTTGTTACTGTTCTTTAAGCTTTATGACCCTTTGAATGAAACACTGCG GTACGTTGGGAGCTTTTATGTGAAAGCTAATGAGAAGCCTTTGGATATATTGACAAGATTAAATCAAATGGCTGACTTTGCTATTGATGAAGAAATTGACCTATTTGAG GAAATCAAATTTGAACCCCATGTCATGTGCGAACCTGTTGACAAGGGGTCCACATTCCGATTCAATCAG CTTGAGGATGGTGATATTATTTGCTACCAGAAGCCATCCAAAGTTGTAAGTGGTGAGCAATTTCGGTATCCTGATATTCCTTCCTTCTTGGAATATGTGCATAACCGTCAG gttGTACGCTTCAGGTACTTGGAGAAACCAAAAGAGGACCATTTCAGTCTCGAGTT GTCAAGGATCAACACATATGATTATGTTGTTACAAGAGTTGCTCAACATCTTGGTTTGAATGATCCTTCTAAAATCAGACTCACATCTCATAACTGTTACTCCCAGCTACCTAAACCCCAGCCTATCAAGTACCGAGGAGTTGAACATTTATCTGACATGCTGGTTCACTACAATCAG ACTTCTGATATACTATACTATGAAGTACTGGATATCCCTCTCCCAGAATTGCAATGCCTAAAAACACTTAAAATTGCTTTCCATCATGCTGCCAAGGATGAA GTGGCGATTTATACTACTAGATTACCGAGACAGAGTATTGTGGAAGATGTAATCAATGATCTTAAATCGAAG GTGCATTTATCTCATCCTGATGCAGATCTAAGATTGCTTGAGGTTTTCTATCACAAGATCTATAAG ATTTTCTCTCTCGGTGAAAAGATTGAAAATATTAATGATCAATATTGGACGTTAAGAGCAGAGGAG ATTCCTCAAGAGGAGAAAAATCTTGGCCCTGAAGATCGATTGATTCATGTTTATCATTTCATGAAAGACACTGCACACGATCAG CAAATTCAGAATTTCGGAGATCCTTTTTTCATGGTTATCCATGAGGGTGAGACATTGGCTGATGTCAAATTGCGAATACAGAAAAAGTTGAACGTTCCAGATGAAGAGTTTTCAAAG TGGAAGTTTGCATTTATTTCTCTTGGTCATCCTGAGTACCTACAAGATTCAGATATTGTTTCCGCCCAATTTcag AGAAGAGATATATATGGTGCTTGGGAGCAATATCTTGGACTGGAACACACTGACAATGCTCCAAAAAGGTCCTACATAGTCAACCAG AACCGGCATGCATTTGATAAGCCAGTAAAAATCTACAACTAG